One window of Triticum dicoccoides isolate Atlit2015 ecotype Zavitan chromosome 5A, WEW_v2.0, whole genome shotgun sequence genomic DNA carries:
- the LOC119302363 gene encoding phosphatidylinositol N-acetylglucosaminyltransferase subunit A-like isoform X2, with amino-acid sequence MPAYSLGRIINPSKAPVRSGDGDGDGGCLPPPPSTKISHAMDGQSRKHRILMVSDFFFPNFGGVESHIYYLSQCLLKLGHKVVVMTHAYGKRSGVRYVTGGLKVYYVPWRPFLMQNTLPTLFMTFPIIRTILIRERISVVHGHQAFSTLCHEALMHARTMGYKVVFTDHSLYGFADVGSIHMNKVLQFTLADIDQAICVSHTSKENTVLRSGISPDKVFMVPNAVDTAMFTPSSNRLSCDEIIIVVISRLVYRKGADLLVEVIPEVCRLFPKVRFIVGGDGPKRVRLEEMREKFSLQDRVEMLGAVPHAQVRSVLISGHIFLNSSLTEAFCIAILEAASCGLLTVSTRVGGVPEVLPDDMIVLAEPDPEDMVRAVRQAIDILPGIDPQIMHRRMKKLYSWDDVAKRTEIVYDRAMQSSNTNLLDRLPRYLTCGAWAGKLFCLVMIINYLVWCLLEFLQPAEGIEEVPDIGPLHIHSDSVDDQCEAQRN; translated from the exons ATGCCCGCTTATTCCCTGGGCCGGATCATCAACCCCTCCAAAGCTCCTGTCCgctccggcgacggcgacggcgacggcggttgccttcctcctcctccgtcgaCCAAG ATTTCACACGCAATGGATGGGCAAAGCAGAAAGCATAGGATTTTGATGGTGTCCGACTTCTTCTTCCCAAACTTTGGTGGTGTGGAAAGCCACATCTATTATCTATCGCAGTGCCTCCTTAAGCTTGGCCATAAG GTTGTTGTCATGACACATGCATATGGAAAACGTTCTGGAGTACGATATGTTACTGGCGGCTTGAAGGTTTATTATGTGCCGTGGAGGCCATTCCTGATGCAGAATACACTACCTACATTATTCATGACATTTCCAATCATAAGGACAATTCTTATTCGTGAGAGGATATCTGTTGTGCATGGACATCAGGCATTTTCAACACTGTGCCACGAAGCGTTGATGCATGCTAGGACGATGGGGTACAAAGTTGTCTTCACAGATCACTCGCTTTATGGTTTTGCTGATGTTGGAAGCATTCACATGAATAAGGTGCTGCAGTTTACTCTTGCAGATATTGATCAGGCCATATGTGTGTCTCAcacaagcaaagagaacactgtctTGAGGTCAGGGATATCTCCGGACAAAGTTTTCATGGTTCCTAATGCAGTGGATACTGCAATGTTTACTCCCTCCTCCAACCGCTTAAGCTGTGATGAAATAATTATCGTTGTGATAAGTAGATTGGTATATCGAAAAGGTGCTGACCTTCTTGTTGAAGTCATTCCAGAAGTATGCCGTCTATTTCCAAAG GTTCGCTTTATTGTTGGAGGTGATGGTCCAAAACGTGTGCGACTTGAAGAGATGAGGGAGAAGTTCTCCCTTCAGGATAGAGTTGAGATGTTAGGGGCTGTACCTCATGCTCAAGTACGATCTGTTCTGATATCTGGTCATATATTTCTGAACAG TTCGCTTACAGAAGCATTTTGCATAGCCATTCTGGAAGCAGCAAGCTGTGGGCTTTTGACAGTAAGCACTAGAGTCGGAGGGGTTCCAGAG GTTCTACCAGATGACATGATAGTACTTGCAGAACCAGATCCAGAAGATATGGTACGGGCTGTGAGGCAAGCTATCGACATACTTCCTGGTATAGATCCCCAAATTATGCATCGCCGG ATGAAAAAACTCTACAGTTGGGATGATGTGGCCAAAAGAACAGAGATTGTCTACGATCGTGCAATGCAGTCATCAAACACTAATTTGCTAGATCGTCTTCCCCG ATACCTCACATGTGGAGCTTGGGCAGGCAAGCTGTTTTGCCTCGTTATGATCATAAATTACCTTGTGTGGTGCCTTCTAGAATTCCTGCAG CCTGCTGAAGGTATTGAAGAAGTCCCAGATATAGGGCCACTGCACATTCATTCGGATTCAGTAGATGACCAGTGCGAAGCGCAACGAAATTGA
- the LOC119302364 gene encoding uncharacterized protein LOC119302364 produces the protein MAAAEASSSPNPPRPDLRRRQRRLVFDRRYGWIFDEWTDPAVAALSGGRGMFCVLPMAQSLMSAAAYSVDYATDSVSAALKRPDIFSPLAYLPHLQLHRKQQTWFDGLERSGVVADTKLIPCSTL, from the exons ATGGCGGCAGCAGAAGCCTCCTCCTCCCCCAATCCGCCGCGTCCTGacctccgccgccgccagcgccgcctcgTATTCGACCGGCGCTACGGATGGAT TTTCGACGAATGGACGGACCCGGCCGTCGCCGCCCTCTCCGGTGGCAGGGGAAT GTTCTGCGTACTCCCGATGGCTCAGTCGCTGATGAGCGCGGCCGCATATTCG GTTGACTATGCAACCGATTCAGTTAGCGCAGCTCTTAAACGCCCTGACATTTTCTCCCCACTGGCATATCTTCCTCACCTGCAATTGCATAGGAAGCAACAAACTTGGTTCGACGGACTTGAGCGATCTGGAGTCGTAGCTGATACCAAGTTAATACCATGTAGTACTCTGTAA
- the LOC119302363 gene encoding phosphatidylinositol N-acetylglucosaminyltransferase subunit A-like isoform X3 yields the protein MPAYSLGRIINPSKAPVRSGDGDGDGGCLPPPPSTKIHQRQHCLLSATRHITISHAMDGQSRKHRILMVSDFFFPNFGGVESHIYYLSQCLLKLGHKVVVMTHAYGKRSGVRYVTGGLKVYYVPWRPFLMQNTLPTLFMTFPIIRTILIRERISVVHGHQAFSTLCHEALMHARTMGYKFTLADIDQAICVSHTSKENTVLRSGISPDKVFMVPNAVDTAMFTPSSNRLSCDEIIIVVISRLVYRKGADLLVEVIPEVCRLFPKVRFIVGGDGPKRVRLEEMREKFSLQDRVEMLGAVPHAQVRSVLISGHIFLNSSLTEAFCIAILEAASCGLLTVSTRVGGVPEVLPDDMIVLAEPDPEDMVRAVRQAIDILPGIDPQIMHRRMKKLYSWDDVAKRTEIVYDRAMQSSNTNLLDRLPRYLTCGAWAGKLFCLVMIINYLVWCLLEFLQPAEGIEEVPDIGPLHIHSDSVDDQCEAQRN from the exons ATGCCCGCTTATTCCCTGGGCCGGATCATCAACCCCTCCAAAGCTCCTGTCCgctccggcgacggcgacggcgacggcggttgccttcctcctcctccgtcgaCCAAG ATCCACCAACGCCAGCACTGCCTCCTTTCAGCTACTCGTCACATCACC ATTTCACACGCAATGGATGGGCAAAGCAGAAAGCATAGGATTTTGATGGTGTCCGACTTCTTCTTCCCAAACTTTGGTGGTGTGGAAAGCCACATCTATTATCTATCGCAGTGCCTCCTTAAGCTTGGCCATAAG GTTGTTGTCATGACACATGCATATGGAAAACGTTCTGGAGTACGATATGTTACTGGCGGCTTGAAGGTTTATTATGTGCCGTGGAGGCCATTCCTGATGCAGAATACACTACCTACATTATTCATGACATTTCCAATCATAAGGACAATTCTTATTCGTGAGAGGATATCTGTTGTGCATGGACATCAGGCATTTTCAACACTGTGCCACGAAGCGTTGATGCATGCTAGGACGATGGGGTACAAA TTTACTCTTGCAGATATTGATCAGGCCATATGTGTGTCTCAcacaagcaaagagaacactgtctTGAGGTCAGGGATATCTCCGGACAAAGTTTTCATGGTTCCTAATGCAGTGGATACTGCAATGTTTACTCCCTCCTCCAACCGCTTAAGCTGTGATGAAATAATTATCGTTGTGATAAGTAGATTGGTATATCGAAAAGGTGCTGACCTTCTTGTTGAAGTCATTCCAGAAGTATGCCGTCTATTTCCAAAG GTTCGCTTTATTGTTGGAGGTGATGGTCCAAAACGTGTGCGACTTGAAGAGATGAGGGAGAAGTTCTCCCTTCAGGATAGAGTTGAGATGTTAGGGGCTGTACCTCATGCTCAAGTACGATCTGTTCTGATATCTGGTCATATATTTCTGAACAG TTCGCTTACAGAAGCATTTTGCATAGCCATTCTGGAAGCAGCAAGCTGTGGGCTTTTGACAGTAAGCACTAGAGTCGGAGGGGTTCCAGAG GTTCTACCAGATGACATGATAGTACTTGCAGAACCAGATCCAGAAGATATGGTACGGGCTGTGAGGCAAGCTATCGACATACTTCCTGGTATAGATCCCCAAATTATGCATCGCCGG ATGAAAAAACTCTACAGTTGGGATGATGTGGCCAAAAGAACAGAGATTGTCTACGATCGTGCAATGCAGTCATCAAACACTAATTTGCTAGATCGTCTTCCCCG ATACCTCACATGTGGAGCTTGGGCAGGCAAGCTGTTTTGCCTCGTTATGATCATAAATTACCTTGTGTGGTGCCTTCTAGAATTCCTGCAG CCTGCTGAAGGTATTGAAGAAGTCCCAGATATAGGGCCACTGCACATTCATTCGGATTCAGTAGATGACCAGTGCGAAGCGCAACGAAATTGA
- the LOC119302363 gene encoding phosphatidylinositol N-acetylglucosaminyltransferase subunit A-like isoform X1 — protein MPAYSLGRIINPSKAPVRSGDGDGDGGCLPPPPSTKIHQRQHCLLSATRHITISHAMDGQSRKHRILMVSDFFFPNFGGVESHIYYLSQCLLKLGHKVVVMTHAYGKRSGVRYVTGGLKVYYVPWRPFLMQNTLPTLFMTFPIIRTILIRERISVVHGHQAFSTLCHEALMHARTMGYKVVFTDHSLYGFADVGSIHMNKVLQFTLADIDQAICVSHTSKENTVLRSGISPDKVFMVPNAVDTAMFTPSSNRLSCDEIIIVVISRLVYRKGADLLVEVIPEVCRLFPKVRFIVGGDGPKRVRLEEMREKFSLQDRVEMLGAVPHAQVRSVLISGHIFLNSSLTEAFCIAILEAASCGLLTVSTRVGGVPEVLPDDMIVLAEPDPEDMVRAVRQAIDILPGIDPQIMHRRMKKLYSWDDVAKRTEIVYDRAMQSSNTNLLDRLPRYLTCGAWAGKLFCLVMIINYLVWCLLEFLQPAEGIEEVPDIGPLHIHSDSVDDQCEAQRN, from the exons ATGCCCGCTTATTCCCTGGGCCGGATCATCAACCCCTCCAAAGCTCCTGTCCgctccggcgacggcgacggcgacggcggttgccttcctcctcctccgtcgaCCAAG ATCCACCAACGCCAGCACTGCCTCCTTTCAGCTACTCGTCACATCACC ATTTCACACGCAATGGATGGGCAAAGCAGAAAGCATAGGATTTTGATGGTGTCCGACTTCTTCTTCCCAAACTTTGGTGGTGTGGAAAGCCACATCTATTATCTATCGCAGTGCCTCCTTAAGCTTGGCCATAAG GTTGTTGTCATGACACATGCATATGGAAAACGTTCTGGAGTACGATATGTTACTGGCGGCTTGAAGGTTTATTATGTGCCGTGGAGGCCATTCCTGATGCAGAATACACTACCTACATTATTCATGACATTTCCAATCATAAGGACAATTCTTATTCGTGAGAGGATATCTGTTGTGCATGGACATCAGGCATTTTCAACACTGTGCCACGAAGCGTTGATGCATGCTAGGACGATGGGGTACAAAGTTGTCTTCACAGATCACTCGCTTTATGGTTTTGCTGATGTTGGAAGCATTCACATGAATAAGGTGCTGCAGTTTACTCTTGCAGATATTGATCAGGCCATATGTGTGTCTCAcacaagcaaagagaacactgtctTGAGGTCAGGGATATCTCCGGACAAAGTTTTCATGGTTCCTAATGCAGTGGATACTGCAATGTTTACTCCCTCCTCCAACCGCTTAAGCTGTGATGAAATAATTATCGTTGTGATAAGTAGATTGGTATATCGAAAAGGTGCTGACCTTCTTGTTGAAGTCATTCCAGAAGTATGCCGTCTATTTCCAAAG GTTCGCTTTATTGTTGGAGGTGATGGTCCAAAACGTGTGCGACTTGAAGAGATGAGGGAGAAGTTCTCCCTTCAGGATAGAGTTGAGATGTTAGGGGCTGTACCTCATGCTCAAGTACGATCTGTTCTGATATCTGGTCATATATTTCTGAACAG TTCGCTTACAGAAGCATTTTGCATAGCCATTCTGGAAGCAGCAAGCTGTGGGCTTTTGACAGTAAGCACTAGAGTCGGAGGGGTTCCAGAG GTTCTACCAGATGACATGATAGTACTTGCAGAACCAGATCCAGAAGATATGGTACGGGCTGTGAGGCAAGCTATCGACATACTTCCTGGTATAGATCCCCAAATTATGCATCGCCGG ATGAAAAAACTCTACAGTTGGGATGATGTGGCCAAAAGAACAGAGATTGTCTACGATCGTGCAATGCAGTCATCAAACACTAATTTGCTAGATCGTCTTCCCCG ATACCTCACATGTGGAGCTTGGGCAGGCAAGCTGTTTTGCCTCGTTATGATCATAAATTACCTTGTGTGGTGCCTTCTAGAATTCCTGCAG CCTGCTGAAGGTATTGAAGAAGTCCCAGATATAGGGCCACTGCACATTCATTCGGATTCAGTAGATGACCAGTGCGAAGCGCAACGAAATTGA